A window of Candidatus Vicinibacter proximus contains these coding sequences:
- a CDS encoding MATE family efflux transporter, with protein MGQHRQKFSKLFNLIRQSLRGEEHDYTKGSIQSSIVLLAIPMILELSLESVFAVVDMYFVSKLPDSRAAVATVGLTESMVTLIYTVGIGLSTAATALVARRIGEKDIAKASHAGAQSILLAILVSFLMATLGYCYAPDLLEIMGAQQEVILAGTEFSRIMLGGTTAIILLFLINGIFRGAGDPMIAMKSLWLASLINIILCPLLIFGYGIFPELGLTGAAVATTIGRTAGVVYQTYHLFKGSGMLKIKREHFKIDWAIQKSILTLAWPATLQFFIQSGSWIFLAYLVSTTGSTDASAGYQIAIRNVVFFILPAWGLSNAAATLVGQNLGAGNPDRAQKSVLLTTRYNIYFMAVVMFLFVFFSSPIISIFTSQEEVHRYGVLALQIMGAGYIFYGIGMVMMQALNGAGDTKTPTWINFVGFWLFQIPVAILMARYFGWGPTGAFIAIPLAETFVALAAWYFFKRGSWKEIKI; from the coding sequence ATGGGACAACACCGTCAAAAATTCTCAAAATTATTTAATCTGATTCGTCAATCCTTGAGAGGCGAAGAGCATGACTATACAAAAGGAAGTATTCAGTCATCTATTGTACTTCTGGCGATTCCCATGATACTGGAATTAAGTCTGGAATCTGTATTTGCAGTGGTAGATATGTACTTTGTAAGTAAATTACCAGACAGTCGCGCAGCGGTTGCAACGGTAGGACTTACGGAATCCATGGTCACGTTGATCTATACAGTTGGGATTGGTTTAAGTACTGCTGCAACTGCTTTGGTTGCAAGGAGGATTGGAGAAAAAGATATTGCAAAAGCCTCACATGCCGGAGCACAATCTATACTTCTAGCGATTTTAGTTTCTTTTCTGATGGCAACGCTGGGTTATTGTTATGCGCCGGATTTGCTGGAAATTATGGGTGCGCAACAGGAGGTAATTCTCGCAGGAACTGAATTCAGCAGAATTATGCTTGGCGGGACTACTGCAATTATCTTATTGTTTTTGATTAACGGAATTTTTCGGGGTGCCGGAGATCCAATGATTGCCATGAAAAGTTTATGGCTTGCAAGTTTGATCAATATTATACTCTGTCCATTATTAATTTTTGGGTATGGAATTTTTCCGGAACTGGGACTAACCGGAGCGGCAGTAGCAACAACCATAGGAAGAACAGCAGGAGTGGTTTATCAGACTTATCATCTCTTCAAAGGTTCCGGTATGCTGAAAATTAAAAGAGAACATTTCAAGATTGACTGGGCGATTCAGAAATCAATTCTCACACTCGCCTGGCCGGCAACCTTGCAATTTTTTATACAAAGCGGTAGCTGGATATTTTTAGCATATCTTGTTTCTACTACAGGAAGTACAGATGCCAGTGCAGGATATCAGATTGCCATCAGGAATGTTGTATTTTTTATCTTACCGGCTTGGGGATTATCCAATGCTGCAGCCACTTTGGTCGGACAAAATCTTGGGGCCGGAAATCCAGACCGTGCACAAAAAAGTGTTTTACTTACCACCAGATACAACATTTATTTTATGGCTGTAGTAATGTTTTTGTTTGTATTTTTTTCATCGCCGATCATTTCAATTTTTACATCGCAAGAAGAGGTGCACAGGTATGGTGTCCTGGCATTACAAATTATGGGTGCTGGATATATTTTTTATGGAATTGGTATGGTGATGATGCAAGCTTTAAATGGAGCAGGGGATACAAAAACCCCAACATGGATAAATTTTGTTGGATTTTGGTTGTTTCAAATTCCAGTAGCAATACTAATGGCCCGTTATTTTGGTTGGGGACCAACGGGAGCATTTATTGCAATACCACTTGCTGAAACATTTGTCGCGCTTGCTGCCTGGTATTTTTTTAAAAGAGGATCCTGGAAGGAAATTAAAATTTAG
- a CDS encoding sigma-70 family RNA polymerase sigma factor has protein sequence MIKLGTPFNRFSDQDKLIVELAKEDSKAIQYILKKVEGSCLQFIKKMGLTSDCLEDVMHDGLILFIRKIQEGSYDASLSAPQTYLTGICKNLFLNITRAKRAVSTIELEEAFHTYSEDVQASFYLKENLKLVNKILGEIGSPCKELIQLKYLDGYQDEEQINLKLVNYSSVDSLRVSRSQCMKKLSAVSLKYKSDYEN, from the coding sequence ATGATTAAATTAGGAACACCCTTTAACAGATTTAGTGATCAGGACAAATTAATTGTGGAACTGGCCAAGGAGGATTCGAAGGCCATACAATATATCTTGAAAAAAGTGGAAGGGAGTTGTTTACAATTTATTAAAAAAATGGGGTTGACGTCTGATTGTTTAGAAGATGTGATGCATGATGGCCTTATTTTATTTATACGTAAAATACAGGAAGGAAGTTATGACGCCAGTTTATCGGCCCCACAGACTTACCTTACCGGGATTTGTAAAAATTTGTTTTTAAATATAACAAGAGCCAAAAGAGCAGTTTCAACCATTGAATTGGAAGAAGCTTTTCATACTTATTCAGAGGATGTTCAGGCCTCTTTTTATCTAAAGGAGAATTTAAAACTAGTCAATAAGATACTTGGGGAAATTGGTTCACCTTGTAAAGAACTGATACAATTAAAATATCTTGACGGTTACCAGGATGAGGAACAAATAAATTTGAAATTGGTCAATTATTCCAGTGTTGATTCTCTGAGAGTCAGTAGAAGTCAATGCATGAAAAAATTATCAGCTGTTTCTTTAAAATACAAGTCAGACTATGAAAACTGA
- a CDS encoding tetratricopeptide repeat protein, whose amino-acid sequence MKKITILLIIISIQKCDLFSQITDTTFIHQVDSLVKISQELTAKRNYVAALEFNTKVEKIILENLGKESASYGKYCHNYGKILEMSVRDKSEAEKWYLEALDVRKRVLGSDHFDYASTLLNLGSLYGQMGNFQKAEPFILEAKEVFKRKVGNENPVYAKCLNNLGIIKMETRNYEKAVEYALEAKDIRLKTIGKNTPEYCGNLFLLGKIYYNMAYYEKAEIVFLEAIDIFTNQLHDQGHPFYVNVLSMLSLLYDKTGEYGKAENIFLDNLERLEKNTGKETEQYAGNLNNLANLYMSLGNFEKAEAIFLEALEIKKKVSGRKNQFYTSSLQNLGILYGQMNNYIKAENYFLEAIEIMAEISGKDHPDFAEALANLANTYLSMHQYEKAETNYLIAMEIQKKLSRNEHPDFAILLTNLGRLYQIQKKYDQAEFLQNEAKAIIGKSMGNQTAEYTLCLSNLACLYMEMEDYKKCEPLMKELDSLNQKIIGKAVQHLSANELQKYLNVFVTRQNYLFSLASSIYERKLITNEWVSDISKNCYDNNLFYKEFLLEIANQNKRIALYDSVASDKFNLLKSYLRLLAIEYTKPIVDRDSVFILSIEQKSNNLEKEIVRISSNYADVNRQIKWEEVQKSLHKNEAMVDFIHYRQYTKSSDRMVYAALVLKPGMTQPSFVSLCDESELEAIFATKVDSKNEQINSLYSFKNTSSSNDSKFNNSLHEIIWKKVDPLLSGVTTVYFSPSGLLHRINMHAIPISKDQVLDDKYQLIEITSSRKLITNNQNTYNSKNALLLGGIQFDADSSIISTESMVVSRSRGEFTFNHIDSSLRMGSWNYLLGTDREVSEIGKILKSSGYQVNLKKGNEASEAYFKEICSSLKASPGILHIATHGYFFQDPKKSIQNSLTDDHELVFRISDNPMLRSGLILAGGNASWTGKQTLKGIEDGILTALEIGQLNLSNTEIVVLSACETGLGDIHRNEGVYGLQRAFKLAGAKYIIMSLWQVPDKQTSLLMTSFYKKWLRDGKSIPTAFHDAQKDMRNKGLDPYFWAGFVLIE is encoded by the coding sequence ATGAAAAAAATTACTATTTTATTGATCATTATTTCTATTCAGAAGTGTGATTTATTTTCTCAAATCACTGACACAACTTTCATTCATCAAGTGGACAGTTTGGTGAAAATCAGTCAGGAGTTAACGGCTAAAAGAAATTACGTAGCCGCCTTGGAGTTTAATACAAAGGTTGAAAAAATCATTCTTGAAAATCTTGGCAAAGAATCAGCATCATATGGAAAATATTGCCATAACTATGGAAAAATCCTTGAAATGTCTGTTAGGGACAAAAGTGAGGCAGAAAAATGGTACCTGGAGGCTTTAGATGTTAGGAAAAGAGTATTAGGTTCAGATCATTTTGATTATGCATCAACTTTACTCAATTTAGGATCATTGTATGGTCAAATGGGAAATTTCCAAAAAGCAGAACCATTTATTTTAGAAGCAAAAGAGGTATTTAAGCGAAAAGTTGGTAATGAAAATCCAGTTTATGCCAAATGCTTAAATAATCTGGGAATTATAAAAATGGAAACCAGAAATTATGAAAAGGCAGTAGAATATGCTCTTGAAGCCAAGGATATTAGATTGAAGACAATTGGAAAGAATACACCAGAATACTGTGGCAATCTATTCCTGTTAGGAAAAATATATTACAATATGGCCTATTATGAAAAGGCCGAGATAGTTTTTTTGGAAGCAATAGATATTTTTACAAATCAGCTGCATGATCAGGGACACCCTTTTTATGTCAATGTTTTAAGTATGCTTTCACTTTTATATGATAAAACCGGCGAATATGGTAAAGCAGAAAATATATTTTTGGATAATTTGGAAAGGTTAGAAAAAAATACCGGTAAGGAAACTGAACAATATGCCGGCAACTTAAACAATCTTGCAAATTTATATATGAGCCTAGGAAATTTTGAAAAAGCTGAAGCAATATTTTTAGAGGCTTTAGAGATAAAGAAAAAAGTATCAGGTCGGAAGAACCAGTTTTATACTTCCAGTTTGCAAAATCTTGGTATTCTTTATGGTCAAATGAATAATTATATAAAGGCTGAAAACTATTTTCTGGAGGCTATAGAAATAATGGCAGAAATCTCAGGGAAGGATCATCCAGACTTTGCAGAAGCATTAGCTAATTTAGCTAATACCTATTTGAGTATGCATCAGTATGAGAAGGCAGAAACGAATTATCTTATAGCTATGGAGATTCAAAAGAAATTATCCAGGAATGAGCACCCTGATTTTGCTATATTGTTAACCAATCTTGGAAGATTGTATCAAATTCAAAAAAAGTATGATCAGGCTGAATTTTTGCAAAATGAAGCGAAAGCAATAATTGGGAAAAGTATGGGAAACCAGACCGCTGAATATACCCTATGTCTAAGCAATTTGGCATGTTTATATATGGAAATGGAGGATTACAAAAAGTGTGAGCCACTAATGAAGGAATTGGATTCTTTAAATCAAAAAATTATTGGTAAGGCCGTTCAACATTTATCTGCAAATGAACTTCAAAAATATTTGAATGTATTTGTAACAAGACAAAACTATCTTTTTTCATTAGCAAGTAGTATTTATGAAAGAAAATTAATTACTAATGAATGGGTTTCTGATATTTCAAAAAACTGTTATGATAACAACCTTTTTTATAAAGAATTTTTACTTGAAATTGCCAATCAAAATAAGCGGATTGCTCTGTATGATTCTGTAGCAAGTGATAAATTTAACTTGCTAAAATCTTATTTAAGACTTCTTGCTATAGAATATACTAAGCCTATTGTTGACCGGGACAGTGTATTTATCCTTAGTATAGAACAGAAATCCAATAATTTAGAAAAGGAAATTGTGAGAATCAGCAGCAACTATGCAGACGTAAACAGACAGATAAAATGGGAGGAGGTTCAAAAATCACTACATAAAAATGAAGCCATGGTGGATTTTATTCATTATCGGCAATACACCAAAAGTAGTGATCGCATGGTTTATGCTGCTTTAGTTCTTAAACCTGGGATGACACAGCCTTCTTTTGTGTCTTTATGTGATGAATCAGAGCTTGAAGCCATTTTTGCAACTAAAGTAGACAGCAAGAATGAGCAAATTAATTCCTTATATTCATTTAAAAATACTTCATCAAGTAATGATTCAAAATTTAATAACTCATTGCATGAGATAATTTGGAAAAAAGTGGACCCACTACTATCAGGAGTAACAACTGTATATTTTTCACCAAGTGGGTTGTTGCACAGAATTAATATGCACGCAATCCCGATTTCAAAAGATCAAGTATTAGATGATAAATATCAACTTATTGAAATAACCAGTTCGCGAAAATTAATTACCAATAATCAAAATACATATAACAGCAAGAATGCATTATTATTAGGTGGAATTCAATTTGATGCGGACTCATCTATAATTTCAACTGAATCAATGGTTGTTTCCAGATCCAGGGGTGAATTTACTTTTAACCATATAGACTCAAGTTTGAGGATGGGTTCCTGGAATTATTTATTGGGTACTGATAGAGAAGTTAGTGAGATAGGGAAGATACTTAAATCAAGTGGGTATCAGGTTAATCTGAAGAAAGGAAATGAAGCTAGTGAAGCTTATTTTAAAGAAATTTGTTCGAGTCTGAAAGCTTCGCCAGGAATTCTTCATATTGCCACTCATGGATACTTTTTCCAAGATCCAAAGAAAAGTATTCAAAATTCATTGACAGATGATCATGAATTAGTTTTTAGGATTTCTGACAATCCAATGTTGCGTTCCGGTTTAATCCTGGCAGGCGGGAATGCAAGTTGGACAGGCAAGCAAACTTTAAAAGGTATTGAAGACGGCATCCTTACCGCGCTGGAAATTGGCCAATTGAATCTTTCAAATACGGAGATAGTAGTTCTTTCTGCTTGTGAGACTGGGTTGGGTGATATTCACCGTAATGAAGGAGTATATGGTTTGCAGCGAGCATTTAAGCTAGCAGGAGCAAAGTATATCATTATGAGTTTATGGCAGGTTCCAGATAAGCAAACAAGTTTATTAATGACTTCATTTTATAAAAAATGGTTGCGGGATGGAAAGTCAATACCGACAGCGTTTCATGATGCCCAAAAGGACATGAGGAATAAAGGATTAGATCCATATTTTTGGGCCGGCTTTGTTTTGATTGAATAG
- a CDS encoding lamin tail domain-containing protein, producing the protein MKTRFSVIFYVLFPFFVSAQWLETFNVNHLNLWVGDISDFNVNQSSQLQLSANSAGESFIFRPYKYSSDSMAWTIYCKLLFSPSTSNKLRIYLAADIPDPFTSDGYFLEIGENGNEDRWHLIARQNNSTTLLGSGMVAKFSSDPSECRFSIKRMGDTLWQVSTDYSETNNLIIEREFFDPVQLPLKDSYFGLYCQYTDTRKDKFIFDDIGIRIQESDTIKPFIIKAEIEDDLHLKIEFNETTNEMQSLDISNYTIDLTRHPMQINKSTTDEKIYILTFEKAFEPEKIYRLYYKDIKDISGNSVSENQSIEFKSQQYHSAKNGDLLINEFMADPSPSAGLPETEFIELLNISGKILQLKNLSIADGSSISENFPDFILEPDSMIILYHKSDSSLFKDFGKAIGLSKFPTINNSDEILRLFDSQNELMHQVNFSDTWYQNSFKKNGGYSLELKKPRQSCKGAEVWGPSDHILGGTPGKINTGYNLESDQIAPILLTYHVPNEYEIELIFNESLDATSVQQTINYTLNNLNPASADIHSTENNKVILFFEKSFQGGSIYMLNIKNIRDCSKNYISETSIEISIPAEPQPGDLAWNEILFNPETGGEDFVEIYNKSNKAISIRDIYLSNPLSEPRFIKLKSDHIVLPQSYFALTSDKKSLMLKYPNSEEQHIIETEIPSLDDTKGILLLAIQKNNSLMVIDSLQYMEDWHNPLLVDKEGVSLEKINPILLSANKNHWQSSSASANYATPGTKNSQYLEEIRNKDHQYYIPSHVISPNQDGYRDFLGIEFNLDLSGYKIRAEIYDLSGQLIYVISQQIIGPQEVLKWNAVDLKGQKVPSGNYILIMQLVHPEGSKLSYKELIVVDNGKK; encoded by the coding sequence ATGAAAACCAGATTTTCTGTAATCTTTTATGTACTATTTCCTTTTTTTGTTTCTGCACAATGGCTTGAAACTTTTAATGTAAATCATTTAAATTTATGGGTGGGTGACATTTCTGATTTTAATGTAAATCAAAGTAGTCAACTTCAGCTATCTGCTAATTCCGCCGGAGAAAGCTTTATTTTCAGACCGTACAAATACAGCTCTGACAGCATGGCATGGACCATCTATTGCAAGTTGTTATTTAGTCCGTCGACTTCTAATAAACTTAGAATCTATTTGGCAGCGGACATCCCTGATCCTTTTACCTCGGACGGATATTTTCTGGAAATTGGTGAAAATGGAAATGAGGATCGGTGGCATTTAATTGCCAGACAAAACAACAGTACCACCTTACTGGGCTCAGGAATGGTTGCGAAATTTTCATCGGATCCGTCGGAATGCCGATTTTCCATAAAACGCATGGGAGATACTTTATGGCAAGTTTCCACTGACTATTCAGAAACAAATAATTTAATCATAGAAAGAGAATTTTTTGATCCAGTTCAATTGCCACTTAAGGATTCCTATTTTGGTTTATATTGTCAATATACAGACACAAGAAAAGACAAATTTATTTTTGATGACATTGGGATTAGGATTCAAGAATCAGATACCATTAAACCTTTTATCATAAAGGCAGAAATAGAGGATGATTTACATTTGAAAATTGAATTCAACGAAACAACAAATGAAATGCAATCATTGGATATTTCAAATTATACAATTGATCTAACTCGTCATCCAATGCAGATAAATAAATCTACAACCGACGAAAAAATATACATTTTAACCTTTGAAAAAGCTTTTGAACCGGAAAAAATATACCGCCTCTATTATAAAGATATCAAAGATATTTCAGGCAATAGTGTATCTGAAAATCAATCCATCGAGTTCAAATCCCAGCAATATCATTCCGCAAAAAACGGTGATCTGCTGATCAATGAATTTATGGCAGATCCAAGTCCCTCTGCAGGACTTCCGGAAACAGAATTCATAGAACTTCTAAACATTTCCGGAAAAATTCTCCAACTTAAAAACTTGAGTATTGCAGATGGATCAAGCATTTCGGAAAATTTCCCTGATTTCATTTTAGAGCCCGATTCCATGATAATTCTTTACCACAAATCAGATTCTTCTCTATTTAAAGATTTTGGAAAAGCAATTGGACTTTCTAAATTTCCAACCATTAACAATTCGGACGAAATTCTTCGGTTGTTTGATTCTCAAAATGAACTGATGCATCAGGTAAATTTTTCCGATACATGGTATCAAAACAGTTTTAAGAAAAATGGTGGTTATAGTCTGGAATTAAAGAAACCCAGGCAATCTTGTAAAGGGGCAGAAGTCTGGGGTCCTTCTGACCATATTTTAGGTGGAACACCCGGCAAAATAAATACTGGATATAATTTAGAATCTGATCAAATCGCACCAATATTACTCACTTACCATGTACCTAATGAATATGAAATCGAACTGATTTTTAATGAATCCTTGGATGCTACTTCTGTACAACAAACCATTAACTACACTCTGAATAATTTAAATCCTGCAAGTGCAGATATTCACTCAACGGAAAATAATAAGGTAATCCTCTTTTTTGAAAAATCTTTTCAGGGTGGTAGTATTTATATGCTCAACATTAAAAACATAAGAGACTGTTCAAAAAATTATATTTCAGAAACCAGTATTGAAATTTCCATTCCAGCAGAACCCCAACCCGGAGATCTGGCTTGGAATGAAATACTTTTTAATCCTGAAACTGGTGGGGAAGATTTTGTTGAAATTTATAATAAAAGCAATAAAGCTATTTCTATAAGAGACATTTACTTGTCCAACCCATTGTCTGAACCCAGATTTATAAAATTAAAATCTGATCATATTGTTTTACCACAATCCTATTTTGCACTTACTTCTGATAAGAAAAGCCTAATGCTTAAATATCCAAATTCTGAGGAACAGCATATTATTGAAACAGAAATTCCCTCCCTTGATGATACCAAAGGCATTCTTTTACTGGCCATTCAAAAAAATAATAGTCTGATGGTAATCGATTCCTTACAATATATGGAGGATTGGCATAATCCTTTGCTCGTCGATAAGGAGGGAGTTTCGCTTGAAAAAATAAACCCTATCCTCTTATCGGCAAATAAAAATCATTGGCAATCCTCTAGCGCAAGCGCAAATTATGCTACCCCGGGAACAAAAAACAGTCAATACCTGGAGGAAATACGTAACAAAGATCACCAATATTATATACCCTCCCATGTGATCAGTCCCAACCAGGATGGCTACAGGGACTTTCTTGGTATTGAATTTAATTTGGATTTAAGCGGGTACAAAATCAGAGCGGAAATTTATGACCTTTCCGGTCAGCTGATCTATGTTATCAGCCAACAGATCATTGGCCCTCAGGAAGTTTTGAAGTGGAATGCAGTTGACTTAAAAGGACAAAAGGTTCCTTCAGGAAATTATATATTAATTATGCAACTTGTTCATCCTGAAGGATCAAAACTTTCGTACAAAGAGTTGATAGTCGTGGATAATGGTAAGAAGTAG
- a CDS encoding aspartate-semialdehyde dehydrogenase translates to MKIAVVGVTGMVGQVMLQVLKEMGFSGAELVPVASAQSVGKEILWNGKKVAIVSMEDAIALKPAIAIFSAGGTTSTEFAPKFASAGSFVIDNSSAWRMDPECPLVVPEINGRSIQRHTKIIANPNCSTIQMVLTLAPLHRKYSIDRIVVSTYQSFTGTGMKAVRQYEAERNGVPVPEPRAYHHPIFENCIPQCDVFLENDYTKEEMKLVHETRKILGDPSLRITATAVRVPVHGGHSESVNVAFKKDIQISEIRSLISETSGLVLLDNPEKFEYPTPLQAKNRNEVFVGRVRLDESQPKTINLWITADNLRKGAATNAVQIAKYLIEQGFC, encoded by the coding sequence ATGAAAATAGCTGTCGTAGGAGTAACCGGTATGGTGGGACAGGTCATGTTACAAGTTCTTAAAGAAATGGGCTTTTCTGGAGCAGAATTGGTTCCAGTAGCTTCTGCGCAATCTGTAGGTAAAGAAATTTTGTGGAATGGGAAGAAGGTTGCCATAGTTAGCATGGAAGATGCAATTGCACTTAAACCGGCGATAGCAATTTTTTCTGCTGGAGGAACAACTTCCACAGAATTTGCACCAAAGTTTGCATCTGCAGGGAGTTTTGTGATAGACAACTCTTCAGCTTGGCGAATGGATCCGGAATGCCCACTTGTGGTTCCGGAGATTAACGGTCGAAGCATCCAAAGACATACCAAGATTATTGCTAATCCTAATTGTTCTACTATACAGATGGTTTTGACCCTGGCGCCACTCCATCGAAAATACTCAATTGACCGGATTGTAGTATCTACTTATCAGTCTTTTACTGGTACTGGAATGAAGGCTGTCAGACAATATGAAGCTGAGCGTAATGGGGTTCCAGTACCTGAACCTAGGGCTTATCATCATCCAATTTTTGAAAATTGCATTCCACAATGTGATGTTTTTCTGGAAAATGATTATACCAAGGAGGAAATGAAATTGGTCCATGAGACCAGAAAAATTCTTGGGGATCCATCGCTAAGAATTACGGCTACTGCAGTTCGGGTGCCAGTTCATGGAGGACATTCTGAGTCCGTGAATGTAGCTTTTAAAAAGGATATTCAAATTTCCGAAATCAGGAGTTTGATCAGCGAAACTTCGGGACTGGTGTTGTTAGACAATCCTGAAAAATTCGAATATCCAACCCCACTTCAGGCAAAGAACCGAAATGAAGTTTTTGTAGGAAGGGTAAGGCTGGATGAGTCTCAGCCAAAAACGATAAATCTTTGGATTACAGCTGACAATTTACGAAAAGGAGCTGCAACAAATGCCGTTCAAATCGCAAAATATCTGATTGAGCAGGGTTTTTGTTAA
- a CDS encoding endonuclease/exonuclease/phosphatase family protein — protein sequence MNSKESHWFNNRIFQWSVVIGILGISTLFLFPPEYLFVKQIAKYATYWMFGCLVIGIIFMFLDINWILYIAFGCAGFLALFLHLSFNTSIKFASENTDISISVLFANPSLSTDDRNNTFRILDSIQADLVIFEELTPEWRDLMDFFVKNYPSNIMIVRIDPLGKGIFSKKQILKSDTISILNNPVVLAHLKNSENQDFIVGICNSTPPFTLHDYNKLNSFLDTLSRALNQSPLPKILATNLNIEPWSRELREFRNETNLTSSRRQNNEGLNNKTLLSVFNAPNGEIIFSKDFECSYFNVITDSNANPIGILGKYQFIKETTTPQKY from the coding sequence TTGAATTCTAAGGAATCACATTGGTTTAATAACAGAATATTTCAATGGTCAGTGGTTATTGGAATCCTTGGAATCAGTACTCTGTTTTTGTTTCCACCGGAATATCTATTCGTAAAGCAGATTGCAAAATATGCGACATATTGGATGTTTGGCTGTTTGGTTATCGGAATTATCTTTATGTTCCTGGACATCAATTGGATATTATACATTGCCTTTGGCTGTGCTGGCTTTCTGGCCTTGTTTTTGCATTTATCCTTCAATACCTCCATAAAATTTGCGTCTGAAAATACAGATATATCCATTTCCGTATTATTTGCCAATCCTTCACTAAGCACAGATGACAGAAACAATACCTTTAGAATTTTAGACAGCATCCAGGCTGATTTGGTTATTTTCGAGGAACTGACTCCTGAATGGCGGGACTTGATGGATTTTTTCGTCAAAAACTATCCATCAAACATTATGATTGTACGTATTGACCCTTTAGGGAAAGGAATTTTTAGTAAAAAACAAATTCTGAAATCAGATACCATATCAATCTTGAACAATCCTGTGGTACTGGCACACTTAAAAAATTCTGAAAATCAGGATTTCATCGTTGGAATTTGTAACAGTACGCCTCCTTTTACCCTTCATGATTACAATAAACTAAATTCCTTTTTGGATACACTTTCCCGTGCACTAAATCAATCTCCTTTACCTAAAATTCTTGCGACTAATTTAAATATTGAGCCTTGGTCCAGAGAATTAAGAGAATTCAGAAATGAAACTAACCTAACATCTAGCCGGAGACAGAATAACGAAGGATTAAACAACAAAACCCTATTAAGTGTCTTTAATGCACCAAACGGTGAAATCATTTTCAGTAAGGACTTTGAATGTTCCTACTTTAATGTAATTACAGATTCAAACGCTAATCCTATTGGTATACTTGGAAAATATCAATTTATTAAAGAAACAACTACTCCTCAAAAATATTAA